One window of Lemur catta isolate mLemCat1 chromosome 3, mLemCat1.pri, whole genome shotgun sequence genomic DNA carries:
- the PEX19 gene encoding peroxisomal biogenesis factor 19 isoform X3, with translation MKELAEEEPHLVEQFQKLSEAAGRVGSDATSQQEFTSCLKETLSGLAKNATDLQNSGMSEEELTKAMEGLGMDEGDGEGNILPIMQSIMQNLLSKDVLYPSLKEITEKYPEWLQSHRESLSPEQFEKYQEQHSVMGKICEQFEAETPTDSEATQKGRFETVLDLMQQLQDLGHPPKELAGEMPPGLNFDLDALNLSGPPGASGEQCLIM, from the exons ATGAAGGAGCTGGCTGAGGAAGAGCCCCACCTGGTGGAACAGTTCCAAAAGCTCtcagaggctgcagggagagTGG GCAGTGATGCAACCTCCCAACAAGAATTCACTTCTTGCCTAAAGGAGACACTAAGTGGACTAGCCAAAAATGCCACTGACCTTCAG AACTCAGGCATGTCAGAAGAGGAGCTGACCAAGGCCATGGAGGGGCTGGGCATGGATGAAGGGGATGGGGAAGGAAACATCCTCCCCATCATGCAGAGTATTATGCAGAACCTATTGTCCAAGGATGTGCTATACCCATCACTGAAGGAGATCACAGAAAAG TATCCAGAATGGTTGCAGAGTCACCGGGAATCTCTATCTCcagaacaatttgaaaaatatcaggAGCAGCACAGTGTCATGGGTAAAATATGTGAGCAGTTTGAGGCAGAGACCCCCACAGACAGTGAGGCCACTCAGAAGGGTCGTTTTGAGACGGTGCTGGATCTTATGCAACAG TTACAGGATTTGGGCCATCCTCCAAAAGAGCTGGCTGGGGAGATG CCTCCTGGCCTCAACTTTGACCTGGATGCCCTCAATCTTTCGGGCCCACCAGGTGCCAGTGGTGAACAGTGTCTGATCATGTGA
- the PEX19 gene encoding peroxisomal biogenesis factor 19 isoform X1: MAAAGGDCGGGTDADQELEELLESALDDFDKAKPSPAPPPTTTAPDASGPQKRSPGDTAKDALFASQEKFFQELFDSELASQATAEFEKAMKELAEEEPHLVEQFQKLSEAAGRVGSDATSQQEFTSCLKETLSGLAKNATDLQNSGMSEEELTKAMEGLGMDEGDGEGNILPIMQSIMQNLLSKDVLYPSLKEITEKYPEWLQSHRESLSPEQFEKYQEQHSVMGKICEQFEAETPTDSEATQKGRFETVLDLMQQLQDLGHPPKELAGEMPPGLNFDLDALNLSGPPGASGEQCLIM, encoded by the exons ATGGCCGCTGCTGGGGGCGACTGTGGTGGCGGCACCGACGCGGACCAGGAATTGGAGGAGCTTCTGGAAA GTGCTCTTGATGATTTCGATAAAGCCAaaccctccccagcaccccctcctACCACCACGGCCCCTGATGCTTCGGGGCCCCAGAAGAGATCGCCAGGAGACACTGCCAAA GATGCCCTCTTCGCCTCCCAAGAGAAGTTTTTCCAGGAACTATTCGACAGTGAGCTGGCTTCCCAAGCCACTGCAGAGTTCGAGAAGGCAATGAAGGAGCTGGCTGAGGAAGAGCCCCACCTGGTGGAACAGTTCCAAAAGCTCtcagaggctgcagggagagTGG GCAGTGATGCAACCTCCCAACAAGAATTCACTTCTTGCCTAAAGGAGACACTAAGTGGACTAGCCAAAAATGCCACTGACCTTCAG AACTCAGGCATGTCAGAAGAGGAGCTGACCAAGGCCATGGAGGGGCTGGGCATGGATGAAGGGGATGGGGAAGGAAACATCCTCCCCATCATGCAGAGTATTATGCAGAACCTATTGTCCAAGGATGTGCTATACCCATCACTGAAGGAGATCACAGAAAAG TATCCAGAATGGTTGCAGAGTCACCGGGAATCTCTATCTCcagaacaatttgaaaaatatcaggAGCAGCACAGTGTCATGGGTAAAATATGTGAGCAGTTTGAGGCAGAGACCCCCACAGACAGTGAGGCCACTCAGAAGGGTCGTTTTGAGACGGTGCTGGATCTTATGCAACAG TTACAGGATTTGGGCCATCCTCCAAAAGAGCTGGCTGGGGAGATG CCTCCTGGCCTCAACTTTGACCTGGATGCCCTCAATCTTTCGGGCCCACCAGGTGCCAGTGGTGAACAGTGTCTGATCATGTGA
- the PEX19 gene encoding peroxisomal biogenesis factor 19 isoform X2 has protein sequence MDTCSTLRDFEPFDHNKLGALDDFDKAKPSPAPPPTTTAPDASGPQKRSPGDTAKDALFASQEKFFQELFDSELASQATAEFEKAMKELAEEEPHLVEQFQKLSEAAGRVGSDATSQQEFTSCLKETLSGLAKNATDLQNSGMSEEELTKAMEGLGMDEGDGEGNILPIMQSIMQNLLSKDVLYPSLKEITEKYPEWLQSHRESLSPEQFEKYQEQHSVMGKICEQFEAETPTDSEATQKGRFETVLDLMQQLQDLGHPPKELAGEMPPGLNFDLDALNLSGPPGASGEQCLIM, from the exons atGGACACTTGTTCTACCTTAAGGGATTTTGAACCCTTTGATCACAATAAATTAG GTGCTCTTGATGATTTCGATAAAGCCAaaccctccccagcaccccctcctACCACCACGGCCCCTGATGCTTCGGGGCCCCAGAAGAGATCGCCAGGAGACACTGCCAAA GATGCCCTCTTCGCCTCCCAAGAGAAGTTTTTCCAGGAACTATTCGACAGTGAGCTGGCTTCCCAAGCCACTGCAGAGTTCGAGAAGGCAATGAAGGAGCTGGCTGAGGAAGAGCCCCACCTGGTGGAACAGTTCCAAAAGCTCtcagaggctgcagggagagTGG GCAGTGATGCAACCTCCCAACAAGAATTCACTTCTTGCCTAAAGGAGACACTAAGTGGACTAGCCAAAAATGCCACTGACCTTCAG AACTCAGGCATGTCAGAAGAGGAGCTGACCAAGGCCATGGAGGGGCTGGGCATGGATGAAGGGGATGGGGAAGGAAACATCCTCCCCATCATGCAGAGTATTATGCAGAACCTATTGTCCAAGGATGTGCTATACCCATCACTGAAGGAGATCACAGAAAAG TATCCAGAATGGTTGCAGAGTCACCGGGAATCTCTATCTCcagaacaatttgaaaaatatcaggAGCAGCACAGTGTCATGGGTAAAATATGTGAGCAGTTTGAGGCAGAGACCCCCACAGACAGTGAGGCCACTCAGAAGGGTCGTTTTGAGACGGTGCTGGATCTTATGCAACAG TTACAGGATTTGGGCCATCCTCCAAAAGAGCTGGCTGGGGAGATG CCTCCTGGCCTCAACTTTGACCTGGATGCCCTCAATCTTTCGGGCCCACCAGGTGCCAGTGGTGAACAGTGTCTGATCATGTGA